A DNA window from Luteolibacter luteus contains the following coding sequences:
- a CDS encoding ABC transporter permease — translation MNWLTQILSISFFNLRALPERKGSALSAAFGIAGVVLVLTAVLAIAEGFKKAVTATGAPDVAVVLRSGSDSEMNSGLSREETRVISDAPGIARGSKGPLTSAELFVIIDLPKRSTGTSANVPLRGVGANAYEVRGNVVLREGRFFEPGKNEVIAGAGAARSFAGLEVGSSIKIGSNTWQVVGIFSAEGGIAESEIWTDASILQPAYKRGDTFQSVYAKLNSPGSFNEFKDALSLNPQLKPKVARLSEFYADQTTMVSDFISQIGVMIAVLMACGALFGALNTMYGAVSSRTREISTLRALGFGSGPVVVSVLVESVVLSLIGGIVGAAIAWIAFDGYQASTLNWATFSQVTFAFAVTPALLVQAIIWSVVLGLLGGVFPAVRAARLPIASALRET, via the coding sequence ATGAACTGGCTCACCCAGATCCTCTCGATTTCCTTCTTCAATCTCCGCGCGCTGCCGGAGCGGAAGGGCTCCGCGCTTTCCGCGGCCTTTGGCATTGCCGGCGTGGTGCTGGTGCTCACTGCCGTGCTGGCGATTGCGGAGGGCTTTAAGAAAGCGGTCACCGCGACCGGTGCGCCGGATGTTGCGGTGGTGCTGCGCAGCGGCTCGGACTCGGAAATGAACAGCGGGCTTTCCCGGGAGGAGACACGCGTGATTTCCGATGCTCCCGGCATTGCCCGCGGCTCGAAGGGTCCGCTGACTTCCGCCGAGCTTTTTGTGATCATCGATCTGCCGAAGCGCTCGACCGGAACCTCCGCGAACGTCCCGCTGCGCGGCGTGGGGGCGAATGCCTATGAAGTCCGCGGCAATGTGGTCCTCCGCGAGGGCCGCTTCTTCGAGCCGGGGAAAAACGAGGTGATTGCGGGTGCCGGGGCCGCGCGTTCCTTCGCAGGTCTGGAGGTGGGAAGCTCGATCAAGATCGGCTCGAACACTTGGCAGGTGGTCGGCATTTTTTCGGCGGAGGGCGGGATTGCGGAATCCGAAATCTGGACGGATGCCTCCATCCTCCAGCCCGCTTACAAGCGGGGCGATACCTTCCAGTCCGTCTATGCCAAGCTGAATAGCCCGGGCTCCTTCAATGAGTTCAAGGATGCACTGTCGCTGAATCCACAGCTCAAGCCGAAGGTGGCGCGGCTCAGTGAATTCTACGCCGACCAGACCACCATGGTCAGCGATTTCATTTCCCAGATCGGGGTCATGATCGCCGTGCTGATGGCCTGTGGAGCCCTCTTTGGCGCACTGAACACGATGTATGGAGCGGTATCTTCCCGCACCCGGGAGATTTCGACCCTCCGGGCCTTGGGTTTCGGGTCCGGCCCGGTGGTGGTTTCGGTTCTCGTGGAGTCGGTGGTGCTTTCCCTCATCGGAGGGATCGTCGGGGCCGCCATCGCGTGGATCGCCTTCGATGGCTATCAAGCATCCACCTTGAACTGGGCGACTTTCAGTCAGGTGACCTTTGCCTTCGCAGTGACGCCTGCCCTTCTGGTCCAGGCGATCATCTGGTCGGTGGTGCTGGGCCTCCTCGGAGGGGTGTTTCCGGCGGTCCGGGCGGCGCGGCTGCCGATTGCCTCGGCGTTGCGGGAAACCTGA
- a CDS encoding aldehyde dehydrogenase family protein, with protein sequence MSLKITKTPKCYVGGAFIRSESGRVYPLHDVSGAFFANIPQCTKKDLRNAVEAAAKAGAGWARRTPYNRAQILYRLAEMLEARKAEMAGAISLDGTSAAHAAKEVAATIDRIVHYAGWADKYEQVLGSVNPVASPHFNFTVTEPVGVVGILAPEEAPLLALMTLILPAITAGNSVIALASQRAPYPSILLGEMLATSDLPGGVVNLLTGERKDFLATFATHEHIRALAAAAGKEEATLLQQGAAESVKRVKLHEPGTDWHSAKHESAWAIKDFVEAKTVWHPIGS encoded by the coding sequence ATGAGCCTCAAGATCACCAAGACCCCGAAGTGCTACGTTGGCGGCGCCTTCATCCGCTCCGAATCCGGGCGCGTCTATCCGCTGCATGATGTGAGCGGCGCATTCTTCGCGAACATTCCGCAGTGCACCAAGAAGGACCTGCGCAATGCCGTGGAGGCCGCGGCGAAGGCAGGTGCGGGATGGGCCAGACGCACGCCCTACAACCGCGCACAGATCCTCTATCGCCTCGCGGAGATGCTAGAGGCGCGCAAGGCGGAGATGGCCGGAGCAATCTCTCTGGACGGCACTTCCGCGGCCCATGCGGCGAAGGAAGTCGCGGCGACCATCGATCGCATCGTCCACTATGCCGGTTGGGCGGATAAATACGAGCAAGTGCTGGGCAGCGTGAACCCGGTAGCCTCGCCGCACTTCAATTTCACGGTCACCGAGCCGGTCGGCGTTGTAGGCATCCTGGCACCGGAGGAAGCCCCGCTTCTGGCCCTGATGACCTTGATCCTTCCGGCCATCACCGCGGGCAATTCCGTCATCGCCCTCGCATCACAACGCGCGCCCTACCCTTCCATTTTGCTGGGCGAAATGCTTGCCACCAGCGACCTGCCCGGTGGCGTGGTGAATCTCCTCACCGGCGAGCGGAAGGACTTCCTCGCCACCTTCGCCACCCACGAGCATATCCGCGCCCTCGCTGCGGCGGCTGGCAAGGAAGAGGCAACGCTTCTCCAGCAAGGGGCCGCCGAAAGCGTGAAGCGAGTGAAGCTTCATGAACCGGGAACCGATTGGCACTCCGCCAAGCACGAGTCTGCTTGGGCGATCAAGGACTTCGTCGAGGCGAAGACGGTGTGGCATCCGATCGGCAGTTGA
- a CDS encoding efflux RND transporter periplasmic adaptor subunit: protein MSSSKPSLDALRIDRSAIPPDRHGNAWIWWVFLLLVIGGVAAFFFSKRADVPVVKTAKVTEVSSGGSSRATLLNASGYVTARRSATVSSKVTGKVVEVLVDEGMEVKEGQLLARLDASNVSAGLRYAEAQLVATRTTLEETISNLDLAKKELVRFTGLSRSGAASESDFDRATAQARALGARLAKQTADVAVAEADVAQWKQQVEDNTILAPFSGIVTSKNAQPGEMISPMSVGGFTRTGICTIVDMKSLEIEVDVNESHINRVKPGQRVEATLDSYQDWKIPAKVIAIIPTADRQKATVKVRVGFDQLDPRILPDMGVKVAFQADETATLTGKSLTIPKSAVQDDGGQNVVWVLSGEKVERRAVSVSQTTGDQSTVSAGLTPGETIVTESSATLEDGRRVKTSDK from the coding sequence ATGAGTTCTTCGAAACCTTCACTCGACGCCCTTCGGATCGACCGATCGGCCATTCCACCGGACCGGCATGGGAATGCTTGGATCTGGTGGGTTTTCCTCCTGCTGGTGATCGGCGGTGTGGCGGCATTCTTCTTTTCCAAGCGGGCCGATGTCCCCGTGGTGAAGACCGCGAAGGTGACCGAGGTCAGTAGTGGCGGTTCGAGCCGTGCGACCCTTCTCAATGCCTCCGGCTATGTAACGGCCCGGCGTTCGGCCACGGTTTCCTCGAAGGTCACCGGCAAGGTGGTGGAGGTGCTGGTGGATGAAGGCATGGAGGTGAAGGAGGGCCAGCTGCTGGCCAGGCTCGATGCCTCGAATGTGTCGGCCGGCCTGCGCTATGCCGAGGCCCAGCTTGTGGCGACCCGCACCACTTTGGAGGAAACGATTTCGAATCTCGATCTCGCGAAGAAGGAGCTGGTACGCTTCACCGGCCTTTCGAGATCGGGCGCGGCCAGTGAGTCGGACTTTGACCGGGCCACCGCGCAAGCCCGTGCGCTCGGTGCGCGTCTCGCCAAGCAGACCGCGGATGTTGCCGTGGCGGAAGCCGACGTCGCCCAGTGGAAGCAGCAGGTGGAGGACAATACCATTCTGGCCCCCTTCAGTGGGATCGTGACCTCCAAGAACGCGCAGCCAGGGGAGATGATCTCACCGATGTCCGTCGGTGGTTTCACCCGTACCGGCATCTGCACGATCGTCGACATGAAGTCCCTGGAGATCGAAGTCGACGTGAACGAGAGCCACATCAACCGCGTGAAGCCCGGCCAGCGGGTGGAGGCGACCCTTGATTCCTATCAGGACTGGAAGATCCCCGCGAAGGTGATCGCGATCATTCCGACCGCCGATCGCCAGAAGGCGACGGTGAAGGTGCGCGTGGGCTTCGACCAACTCGACCCGCGGATCCTGCCGGACATGGGGGTGAAGGTAGCCTTCCAAGCCGATGAAACGGCGACCCTGACCGGAAAATCTCTCACGATTCCGAAATCTGCTGTCCAGGATGACGGGGGGCAAAACGTCGTATGGGTGCTGAGCGGCGAAAAAGTCGAGCGGCGAGCCGTCTCGGTCAGCCAGACCACCGGCGATCAATCCACCGTCTCTGCCGGTCTCACGCCCGGCGAAACCATCGTCACTGAAAGTTCCGCGACCCTCGAAGATGGCCGCCGCGTCAAAACCTCCGACAAATGA
- a CDS encoding ABC transporter ATP-binding protein produces MSNALVKINRVSKTFHRGSEDIHVLSNLDLEVQEGEFLALMGPSGSGKSTLLNLIGGLDRATSGDVEIGGQSIGRLSDRQLAAWRARHIGFVFQFYNLLPTLTAERNVELPLLLTHLSKSQRKDHVKIALDVVGLSHRTKHYPRTLSGGEQQRVGIARGIVTDPTILLCDEPTGDLDRKSGDEILSLLQELNKAHGKTIVMVTHDPHASARATRTVHLDKGQLSTEAPA; encoded by the coding sequence ATGAGCAACGCACTCGTTAAGATCAATCGCGTCAGCAAGACCTTCCATCGCGGGTCCGAGGACATTCATGTGCTCTCGAATCTCGATCTCGAGGTCCAGGAGGGCGAGTTCCTCGCGCTCATGGGTCCTTCGGGTTCGGGAAAGTCCACCTTGCTCAATCTCATTGGCGGCCTGGACCGAGCAACATCCGGCGATGTCGAGATCGGCGGACAGTCGATCGGCCGGCTTTCGGACCGGCAGCTTGCGGCTTGGCGGGCCCGGCACATCGGCTTCGTTTTCCAGTTCTACAACCTCCTTCCGACGCTCACCGCGGAGCGGAATGTGGAGCTGCCTCTCCTGCTCACGCATCTTTCGAAATCGCAACGGAAGGATCACGTGAAGATCGCACTGGATGTGGTGGGTCTTTCACATCGGACGAAGCACTACCCGCGGACGCTTTCCGGTGGTGAGCAGCAGCGCGTCGGCATCGCCCGCGGCATCGTTACCGACCCGACGATTCTGCTCTGCGACGAACCGACCGGTGACCTCGATCGCAAGTCGGGCGATGAGATCCTTTCCTTGCTTCAGGAGCTGAACAAGGCGCACGGCAAGACCATCGTCATGGTCACGCACGACCCGCATGCCTCCGCCCGTGCCACCCGCACGGTGCACCTTGACAAGGGACAACTCTCCACCGAGGCGCCGGCATGA
- a CDS encoding carboxy terminal-processing peptidase — translation MRKSSFRAAAIAAFLLPLAAAEGAGRADLGEVGSYMSRMLQNGHFSRPPFSEMSQRFLDEYLSLLDPQREFFLQSDVDVFRKDYGTQLSKMLLTNKGPQAAEAIHAVYQKRVEARIAEAEAILEGPEPDFSKDEYIRADRRKEAWPKDEAQASLIWGQRVKEAWLNEKVRREQSAKDAKEKGRPDPLAKVASAASMVSLHYTRLRNEVRDEIEPAEITGLLYSAVAQSYDPHSDYLADLEMDRFKDDLRNQVVGIGVELFAEEEGATRVTGIVIGGPADRQGALKPDDRILGVDPDGAHGPKGLVSVMFMPDDKVADLVRGKDGTPVTLKVEHNGTPAKEELIEIVRGKMDIKTSLASATIIQTKTDSDESCRLGIITLPSFYVDFDGKKDGCAADVEQLLRRLRNENIDGLILDLRMNGGGSLPEVQRVAGLFLGESPVVQVRDSVGKIKVLNSGMREPVYGGPMIVLTDKNSASASEILAGALQDTNRAVIVGQSSTFGKGTVQQTLSIASTMPFFSSSSMAGTLKLTIQKFYRPSGSSTQNKGVVPDIILPNASDAEEIGEAYLDHPLPHDMIRPAPELRAYDRKMLFIPHLKELSQARVNASKDFAWLVQDAAETRTKLRENRISLNADLRRKELEDFNAREKARDADRKPRFAAIEAKDKLAMTFYQLTLDDVAEGKPLVAEDPGKFSSRYLRSAPEKAGESDSSPAWPSSLDLQERESLMILRDMVSTERNARMAGLLKQASR, via the coding sequence ATGAGAAAGTCTTCGTTCCGGGCTGCCGCGATTGCCGCGTTTCTTTTGCCGCTCGCCGCCGCGGAAGGCGCTGGACGCGCGGATTTGGGAGAGGTGGGAAGCTATATGTCCCGCATGCTCCAGAACGGACATTTCAGCCGTCCGCCTTTCTCGGAGATGAGCCAGCGCTTCCTGGATGAATATCTTTCCCTGCTGGATCCACAGCGGGAATTTTTCCTCCAGAGCGACGTCGATGTTTTCCGGAAGGATTACGGCACGCAGCTCTCGAAGATGCTGCTGACGAACAAAGGCCCTCAGGCAGCCGAGGCCATCCATGCAGTTTACCAGAAGCGGGTGGAGGCCCGCATCGCCGAGGCGGAGGCGATTCTCGAGGGCCCGGAGCCGGATTTCTCGAAGGACGAATACATCCGCGCGGACCGTCGCAAGGAGGCGTGGCCGAAGGATGAGGCGCAAGCTTCCCTGATCTGGGGCCAGCGCGTGAAGGAGGCGTGGCTCAATGAGAAAGTCCGCCGCGAGCAGAGCGCCAAGGACGCGAAGGAGAAGGGCCGGCCGGATCCCTTGGCCAAGGTGGCGTCCGCAGCCTCGATGGTATCCCTCCACTATACCCGGTTGCGGAATGAAGTGAGGGACGAGATCGAGCCCGCCGAAATCACCGGCCTCCTTTACAGCGCGGTGGCACAGTCCTATGATCCACACTCGGATTACCTCGCGGATTTGGAGATGGACCGCTTCAAGGATGACCTGCGGAATCAGGTGGTCGGCATTGGCGTGGAACTCTTCGCGGAGGAAGAAGGCGCGACCCGTGTGACGGGGATCGTGATTGGCGGTCCGGCCGATCGGCAGGGTGCCTTGAAGCCGGACGACCGCATTCTCGGCGTCGATCCCGATGGTGCCCACGGTCCGAAGGGCTTGGTGTCCGTGATGTTCATGCCGGATGACAAGGTCGCCGATCTGGTGCGTGGCAAGGACGGCACCCCGGTGACCCTGAAGGTCGAGCATAATGGAACTCCTGCGAAGGAAGAGCTGATCGAGATCGTCCGCGGAAAGATGGACATCAAGACCTCGCTCGCCAGCGCCACCATCATCCAAACGAAGACCGATAGCGACGAGAGTTGCCGTCTTGGCATCATTACCCTGCCTTCCTTTTACGTGGACTTCGACGGCAAGAAGGATGGCTGCGCCGCGGACGTGGAGCAGCTGCTGCGCCGCCTGCGGAATGAGAACATCGACGGCCTGATTCTTGACCTCCGTATGAATGGCGGTGGCTCGCTGCCGGAAGTCCAGCGCGTGGCCGGCCTTTTTCTTGGTGAGAGCCCGGTCGTGCAGGTGAGAGATTCGGTCGGCAAGATCAAGGTGCTGAACTCCGGCATGCGCGAGCCGGTCTATGGCGGACCGATGATCGTCCTTACCGACAAGAACAGTGCATCTGCCAGCGAGATTCTCGCCGGCGCGCTGCAGGACACAAACCGCGCGGTGATCGTGGGTCAGTCCTCGACCTTCGGAAAAGGCACCGTCCAGCAGACGCTGAGCATTGCTTCCACGATGCCCTTCTTCTCATCGAGCAGCATGGCGGGCACACTGAAGCTGACGATTCAGAAATTCTACCGCCCCTCCGGGTCCTCCACGCAGAACAAGGGGGTGGTCCCCGACATCATCCTGCCGAATGCCAGTGATGCCGAGGAGATCGGGGAAGCCTATCTCGATCATCCCTTGCCGCACGATATGATCCGTCCGGCACCGGAGCTGAGAGCCTACGATCGCAAGATGCTTTTCATCCCGCACCTGAAGGAGCTCAGCCAAGCCCGGGTGAACGCCTCGAAGGATTTCGCCTGGCTGGTCCAGGATGCCGCGGAGACGCGGACCAAACTTCGCGAGAATCGGATTTCCCTGAATGCGGACCTCCGTCGCAAAGAGCTGGAAGATTTCAATGCCCGCGAGAAAGCGAGGGATGCCGACCGCAAGCCGCGCTTCGCGGCGATCGAGGCGAAGGACAAGCTGGCGATGACCTTTTACCAGCTCACCTTGGATGACGTGGCAGAGGGCAAGCCGCTCGTTGCGGAAGATCCCGGCAAGTTCTCCAGCCGCTACTTGCGTTCCGCGCCGGAGAAGGCCGGCGAGTCTGATTCCTCGCCCGCGTGGCCGAGTTCGCTCGACCTGCAGGAGCGCGAGAGCCTGATGATCCTGCGTGATATGGTGAGCACCGAGCGCAATGCCCGCATGGCAGGCTTGCTGAAGCAGGCCTCCCGCTGA
- a CDS encoding FtsX-like permease family protein — MKFLSLVIGNLKRKKLRTVLTVLSAIVAFLLFGLLCALKEGLLAGVNMADADRLVVRNKITLIQPLPVNYKNRIANIPGVDSVAALTWFGGIYQDPKNFFATMPVDPETFLDVFREYPVSEETKKEWLATRNGAIVGESLMKKFGWKVGDTVPLTSPIWGQPKDQAAWEFKIVGAYESTKKGGDTSSMYFRWDYFDEGKVEQKGLIGWLTIRVKNKDQATAVAKAIDAEFANSPYETVTEGEGAFASSFAQQIGDIGTIVAGVVSAVFFTILLVAGNTMSQSVRERTEEIGVLKAMGFTNGLVLVLVLAESCAIALFGGVVGLALAAAISEANPFATVLPSFNLPHRDLITGVLAALALGMVAGALPAIQAMRLQIATALRRN, encoded by the coding sequence ATGAAATTCCTCTCGCTGGTCATCGGCAACCTGAAACGCAAGAAGCTGCGTACGGTGCTCACCGTACTTTCGGCCATCGTGGCTTTCCTGCTTTTCGGACTGCTCTGCGCGCTGAAGGAGGGCCTTCTCGCCGGCGTGAACATGGCGGATGCCGACCGCCTGGTAGTGCGGAACAAAATCACCCTGATCCAGCCGCTGCCGGTGAACTACAAGAACCGGATCGCGAACATCCCCGGGGTCGATTCCGTGGCGGCACTCACTTGGTTCGGCGGTATCTACCAGGATCCGAAGAACTTCTTTGCCACCATGCCGGTCGATCCGGAGACTTTCCTCGATGTCTTCCGCGAGTATCCGGTCTCTGAGGAGACGAAGAAGGAGTGGCTTGCTACACGGAACGGCGCGATCGTTGGTGAGTCCCTGATGAAGAAATTCGGCTGGAAGGTTGGCGATACCGTTCCGCTCACCTCGCCCATCTGGGGCCAGCCGAAGGATCAGGCCGCCTGGGAGTTCAAAATCGTCGGAGCTTATGAATCGACGAAAAAAGGCGGCGACACTTCCTCGATGTATTTCCGCTGGGACTACTTCGATGAGGGTAAGGTAGAGCAAAAGGGCCTGATCGGCTGGCTGACCATCCGTGTGAAGAACAAGGACCAGGCCACGGCGGTGGCAAAGGCGATCGATGCCGAGTTCGCGAACTCTCCTTATGAAACCGTGACGGAAGGGGAGGGTGCCTTTGCTTCCTCCTTCGCGCAGCAAATCGGCGACATCGGAACGATCGTTGCCGGTGTGGTGAGCGCGGTCTTCTTCACCATCCTGCTCGTTGCCGGGAACACGATGAGCCAGTCCGTGCGCGAGCGCACCGAGGAGATCGGCGTGCTGAAAGCGATGGGCTTTACCAATGGCCTTGTGCTGGTGCTGGTGCTGGCAGAGTCCTGCGCGATCGCCCTTTTCGGCGGCGTTGTCGGCCTCGCGCTGGCTGCCGCGATTTCCGAGGCGAATCCCTTCGCGACCGTGTTGCCTTCCTTCAATCTACCGCACCGGGATCTCATTACCGGAGTCCTTGCTGCCCTCGCCCTCGGGATGGTCGCCGGAGCGCTGCCTGCCATCCAGGCGATGCGACTTCAGATCGCCACTGCCCTGAGACGGAACTGA
- a CDS encoding FG-GAP repeat protein encodes MKTSPSLRPSLLSRLFCFSGLGMILSVSPPASGVPLEQQAYVKASNTGSDDWFGGSVAIDLDTMVVGAPLEDSSYHGVDPKKDDDQTRDAGAVYVYTRTDGVWTQQAQIKASNPGVGDQFGYSVALSGDTLIVGAPGERSNATGINGNQADNSLSDAGAVYVFNRTGTRWSQQAYIKASNPDSGDKFGYSVAYDGKLLAVGAPYEDNGSAIINGDQTANNAVSAGAAYAFRRLGTGWSQSAYLKASNAQQQDFFGYSVGVFNDVVVVGAPGEDSTSKGINGSQTNDLNVTDRYGAVYAFRGEGSVWRQESYIKSSIPDPLGAFGSSLSFSATTMVVGAPGNTRNTGNAFVFVRNQTNWRDEAVLRASNPGFTDYFGKSVAISGDAIIVGAHQEGSKATGINGAQGDNSALASGAAYVFIRARTLWKQQAYLKASNTDTTGRGGQLSSDPSPTSDFFGEAVAIDGSTAVVGAKAEDSAATGINGDQNDESAIAAGAAYVFTGFGPASDIALTYEVINSPVLAGGEARTIFRLNATNNGVSNATDIRIRQTLSAEVEASADPSSGTYADNVWSLNLATGRTATLSFSLRIPHQATAIRDLMISSVLDAVVPADSNPSNNSTALEIPVVSVPRTEVTITSTPAVNNQSGLLVSTVTITNNNSGPIPAFRLRVRDLPEGIKVYNAHNSDVPGEIPYLLYNQELAAGASVTLTVEFHRPSLDANFSPQYSVELLESPLTLPTGGGIIIQASRVQALANGDMLIETASIPGTTYAVEYSHDLQEWTRVSGSVTAAGNRLQWIDSGPPKTASHPSTVKSRMYRFIQLPASN; translated from the coding sequence GTGAAAACTTCTCCATCCCTCCGCCCTTCCCTGCTTTCCCGGCTGTTCTGCTTCTCCGGCTTGGGGATGATCCTCTCCGTCTCACCTCCCGCGAGCGGTGTGCCTCTCGAACAACAAGCCTACGTGAAGGCGAGCAATACGGGCAGCGACGACTGGTTCGGCGGATCGGTGGCTATCGACTTGGACACCATGGTCGTGGGAGCGCCCCTCGAAGACAGCAGCTATCACGGAGTCGATCCGAAGAAAGACGACGATCAAACCCGGGATGCCGGTGCGGTCTACGTCTACACGAGGACCGATGGAGTCTGGACGCAACAGGCTCAAATCAAGGCGAGCAACCCGGGTGTGGGAGACCAGTTCGGATACTCCGTGGCGCTCTCCGGCGATACTTTGATCGTGGGAGCACCCGGGGAACGTAGTAATGCCACGGGCATAAACGGTAACCAAGCTGACAACTCGCTCTCGGACGCTGGTGCCGTCTACGTTTTCAACCGGACCGGAACGCGGTGGAGCCAGCAAGCCTACATCAAGGCAAGCAATCCCGACAGCGGGGACAAGTTTGGATACTCCGTGGCATATGATGGGAAGCTTCTGGCCGTGGGAGCTCCCTACGAGGACAACGGATCAGCGATAATCAATGGCGATCAAACAGCGAACAACGCGGTCTCGGCAGGTGCCGCCTATGCTTTCCGGAGGTTAGGGACGGGCTGGAGTCAAAGTGCCTACCTGAAAGCGAGCAACGCCCAGCAGCAGGACTTCTTCGGCTACTCCGTGGGCGTCTTCAACGATGTGGTGGTGGTTGGCGCTCCAGGCGAAGACAGCACATCCAAGGGGATCAATGGGAGCCAAACCAACGACCTCAATGTCACGGACCGCTACGGTGCGGTCTACGCGTTCCGGGGAGAAGGAAGCGTCTGGCGGCAAGAAAGCTACATCAAGTCGAGCATTCCGGATCCTCTCGGCGCTTTCGGCAGCTCCCTATCCTTTAGCGCCACGACCATGGTCGTCGGCGCCCCGGGTAATACACGCAACACCGGGAATGCTTTCGTCTTCGTCCGCAACCAGACCAACTGGAGGGATGAAGCAGTGCTGAGGGCGAGCAATCCGGGATTCACCGATTACTTCGGCAAATCGGTAGCAATCTCCGGCGATGCCATCATCGTGGGAGCCCATCAGGAAGGCAGCAAGGCCACCGGCATCAATGGAGCCCAAGGGGATAATAGCGCCCTTGCTTCCGGAGCTGCCTATGTCTTCATCCGGGCGAGGACGCTTTGGAAGCAGCAGGCCTACTTGAAGGCGAGCAACACCGATACCACGGGCCGGGGCGGACAGTTGAGCTCGGATCCCTCGCCTACCAGCGACTTCTTCGGTGAAGCAGTGGCGATCGACGGATCAACGGCAGTGGTCGGAGCGAAGGCGGAAGACAGTGCAGCAACCGGTATCAATGGGGACCAGAACGATGAAAGCGCTATCGCGGCAGGTGCCGCGTATGTCTTCACCGGCTTCGGTCCGGCCAGCGACATTGCCCTGACCTACGAGGTCATCAATAGCCCGGTGCTCGCGGGCGGCGAGGCACGTACGATCTTCCGGCTCAACGCCACGAACAACGGCGTGAGCAATGCGACCGACATCCGGATCCGCCAAACGCTATCCGCCGAGGTCGAAGCAAGTGCCGACCCGTCATCAGGCACCTATGCAGACAACGTCTGGAGCTTAAACCTCGCGACAGGCAGAACCGCCACCCTGAGCTTTTCCCTCAGAATCCCCCACCAAGCCACGGCCATTCGCGACCTGATGATCTCGAGCGTCCTGGACGCGGTGGTTCCGGCGGACTCCAACCCGTCCAATAACTCCACGGCCTTGGAAATCCCCGTGGTCAGCGTCCCGAGGACAGAGGTCACCATCACGAGCACTCCAGCGGTGAACAACCAGAGCGGGCTCCTGGTCTCCACCGTCACCATCACGAACAACAACAGCGGACCAATTCCCGCCTTCCGCCTGCGGGTGCGCGACCTCCCGGAGGGAATAAAGGTCTACAATGCCCATAACAGCGATGTCCCGGGCGAAATACCTTACCTTCTCTACAATCAGGAACTGGCTGCGGGTGCGAGCGTGACACTCACGGTGGAATTCCACCGGCCCTCGCTCGATGCCAATTTCTCACCGCAATACTCGGTGGAACTACTCGAGTCGCCGCTAACCTTGCCAACGGGCGGGGGGATCATCATTCAGGCTTCGCGGGTCCAAGCACTCGCCAACGGCGACATGCTCATCGAGACCGCCTCGATACCGGGAACCACCTATGCGGTGGAATATTCCCACGACTTGCAGGAGTGGACGCGGGTCAGCGGATCGGTCACCGCGGCCGGCAACCGGCTCCAATGGATCGATAGCGGGCCGCCGAAAACGGCGAGCCATCCATCCACGGTGAAGAGCCGCATGTACCGCTTCATCCAGCTCCCTGCCTCGAACTGA